CGGAGGCCATTGACGCGCTCCGGGTGAGGACAAGGTGGGTAATGGCTGACTTTGGTGCCAAAGAAAGCTgtctcttctccatcttccaTTCCTTCGTTGAAAGCTTTCTTTATGTAACCTTTAGGCAAACCCAAATTCTCATCCATCACTTCCATCATTTTGCTTGCTAGCTTCCTCACTTCTTCTCTGTATTCTCCCATcgcctctctgttt
This window of the Camelina sativa cultivar DH55 unplaced genomic scaffold, Cs unpScaffold10886, whole genome shotgun sequence genome carries:
- the LOC109131984 gene encoding 1-aminocyclopropane-1-carboxylate oxidase 5-like, translated to MGEYREEVRKLASKMMEVMDENLGLPKGYIKKAFNEGMEDGEETAFFGTKVSHYPPCPHPERVNGLRAHTDAGGVVLLFQDDEYDGLQVLKDGEWIDVQPLPNAIVINTGDQIEVLS